The Pseudoalteromonas nigrifaciens genome segment GTAAGTAAGGTGTTTTATTGGCAACTAGGCTAGGCTGAATTTGGCATAATACCCGCGCAAGTTGTACGCGTTGTTTTTCTCCGCCAGAGAGTTGTGTAAAGGTATGGGTTTTTAAGTGCGTTACACTAAGTGCTTGCATTACTTGCTCTGAAAAATGCATAAGCTGCTGTTTACTATAGTCTGCTTGATGGGCAAAGTGCGCCATATCAACCACTTCAGCTACGCTAAATGGAAAGTCGAGTTCGTAATTTTGCGTAAGCACAGCGCGTAATGTAGCCAAACTTGCTATTGAGTAGTCGCTAAGCAAGCGGTCATTAAGCGTAATATCGCCATTATTAATTTTTATATCGCCGCATAAAGCTTTTAATAACGACGATTTACCCGCCCCATTAGGGCCTATAATTACCACTAACTCGTTAGGTTTTACATAAAAGTTAATATGCTTGAGTAGTTTTTTTTGCCCAATTTGGGCCGATACATTATTAGCGCACAGCATTTATAAGCTCCGTTGCTGATAAGTTTTTAGCAACATAATTAAAAAGAAAGGGCCACCAATAGCACTGGTTATTAAGCCAATAGGTAACTCTGCA includes the following:
- a CDS encoding heme ABC transporter ATP-binding protein, producing MLCANNVSAQIGQKKLLKHINFYVKPNELVVIIGPNGAGKSSLLKALCGDIKINNGDITLNDRLLSDYSIASLATLRAVLTQNYELDFPFSVAEVVDMAHFAHQADYSKQQLMHFSEQVMQALSVTHLKTHTFTQLSGGEKQRVQLARVLCQIQPSLVANKTPYLLIDEPTSSLDIFHQYDVMAQAKSIASQGAGVVAVIHDLSLAASFADRIYMLNNGEVAACGTPKEVLTPALLKRVYNINARLENNTSEAMPHIQMCY